From a region of the Nonlabens sp. Hel1_33_55 genome:
- a CDS encoding lipopolysaccharide biosynthesis protein has protein sequence MGIVIKHSSWNLVITGFGFLLGAINVLALATTYLDADYYGLMNYILSTAFLLFPLMSFGLHNTIVKYYSTYKTDRERNNFLTQMLFWPVIGAIPIFLLLFVFYDDIRLLISTTNQLTGDFLWPILLIAVFQAYFEIFYAWTKVYLKTIGGNFLKEVFYRAAATIALLLVAFEVITQVQFIYSLILIYFLRMLAMGIMAWRTYAPKFTFYKLEASREILWYSVLMVIAGSVGTALIDLDKNMLNQYVDLADISYYGVAGFIATVVAIPARGMAQIMHPLTAGYFNAGDLKKVEWLYKRSALNLTIVAGLLMVLIICNVQEFYGFLPPEFAIAIPVVLLICFVKFTENLLGSNNAILYNTNLYQFTLWLGLGLAIVAFLLNIWLIPIFGMIGAAIATCVAYVVYAFAKAYYVNIKLQMHPWTAKTTVALVVIIVVITIFYPWDFQWNLFVNIAVKSILIFILYAVLVYFLKLSTEVNSAIDQFFAKIKRPQ, from the coding sequence ATGGGAATTGTTATCAAACATAGCAGCTGGAATCTCGTTATAACGGGATTCGGTTTTTTATTGGGAGCGATTAATGTTCTTGCACTTGCGACCACGTATCTGGATGCGGACTACTACGGATTAATGAATTACATTTTGAGTACAGCATTTTTGCTGTTCCCTTTGATGTCTTTTGGTTTGCACAATACCATTGTTAAGTATTACAGCACATACAAAACAGATCGAGAACGGAATAACTTTCTGACTCAGATGTTGTTCTGGCCAGTAATAGGAGCTATTCCCATTTTTCTGTTGTTGTTTGTGTTCTACGATGATATACGCTTGCTGATTTCAACCACTAATCAACTGACAGGTGACTTTTTATGGCCTATCTTGTTAATTGCTGTATTTCAGGCCTATTTCGAAATCTTCTATGCATGGACAAAGGTGTATTTGAAAACCATAGGCGGTAATTTTCTCAAGGAAGTTTTCTATAGAGCCGCGGCGACTATCGCGTTGCTTTTGGTAGCATTTGAAGTCATCACGCAGGTTCAGTTTATTTATAGCCTAATTTTAATTTACTTCTTACGCATGCTGGCGATGGGAATCATGGCTTGGCGCACCTATGCTCCAAAATTTACTTTTTACAAACTAGAAGCGTCTAGAGAGATTCTTTGGTATTCCGTTTTGATGGTGATTGCAGGCAGTGTGGGAACTGCGCTTATTGATCTGGATAAGAATATGCTAAATCAATACGTAGACCTAGCGGACATAAGTTACTACGGCGTTGCTGGATTTATCGCTACCGTTGTTGCTATTCCTGCACGTGGGATGGCTCAGATCATGCATCCTTTAACCGCAGGTTATTTCAATGCTGGTGACCTCAAAAAGGTTGAATGGCTCTACAAGCGCAGCGCGCTCAACCTTACAATTGTTGCAGGGTTATTGATGGTGTTGATCATATGTAATGTTCAGGAATTTTATGGATTCTTACCGCCAGAATTTGCTATTGCTATACCGGTCGTTTTGCTTATTTGCTTTGTTAAGTTCACTGAGAATTTACTGGGCAGCAATAATGCAATTCTTTACAATACAAACTTGTACCAATTCACGCTATGGTTGGGATTGGGTCTTGCCATCGTCGCCTTTTTATTGAACATTTGGTTGATCCCTATTTTTGGTATGATAGGAGCCGCCATAGCTACCTGCGTGGCTTATGTAGTTTACGCTTTCGCGAAAGCTTACTACGTCAACATCAAATTGCAAATGCATCCATGGACTGCAAAAACGACCGTCGCTCTAGTCGTTATCATTGTGGTAATTACCATATTCTATCCATGGGATTTTCAATGGAACCTATTCGTGAACATCGCAGTTAAAAGCATATTGATTTTTATTCTTTATGCAGTTCTAGTGTATTTCCTTAAACTTTCTACCGAGGTCAACAGTGCCATCGATCAATTTTTTGCCAAAATAAAACGCCCGCAATAA
- a CDS encoding cryptochrome/photolyase family protein, with amino-acid sequence MADAVNIFWFRRDLRLDDNVGFYEALSGNLPVIPIFIFDKEILDKLPEDDARVTFIYEELQRMRSKLQDDVGSSVAMYYGEPEKVWKELLSDYQVNAVYTNHDYEPYAKERDIAIKEILEKEDVKFHTFKDQVIFEKLEVVKKDGDPYVVYTPYKNTWLERFKEEHKDAEGLRIYYTSSVLDNCIKNSRLPNLSLSDMGFKKSSIEIPEYDVTPTTIEEYEKTRNFPAKNGTTRLGVYLRFGVASPRKMVKKGMQSDNKVFLSELIWREFFMQILYHYPETRDNAFRKKYDRIEWRNNEDEFEKWKTGTTGYKLVDAGMRELNQTGYMHNRVRMLVASFLCKHLLIDWRWGETYFAEKLLDYEMSSNVGNWQWAAGSGVDAAPYFRIFNPITQKDKFDKDRNYISEYVPEHDTDEYPDMMVDHKEARERCLKTYKAAVS; translated from the coding sequence ATGGCAGATGCGGTAAATATTTTTTGGTTCAGGCGTGATTTGAGATTGGATGATAACGTTGGGTTTTATGAAGCACTGTCTGGCAACTTACCTGTGATACCCATATTTATTTTTGACAAAGAGATTCTTGATAAACTACCCGAAGATGATGCTAGAGTTACCTTTATATATGAAGAATTGCAGCGCATGCGTTCTAAGTTGCAAGATGATGTAGGCAGTTCCGTTGCCATGTATTATGGTGAGCCAGAAAAGGTCTGGAAAGAACTATTAAGTGATTATCAGGTAAATGCAGTTTATACCAATCATGATTATGAGCCGTATGCTAAAGAGCGTGATATCGCCATTAAAGAGATACTAGAGAAAGAAGATGTAAAGTTTCACACGTTTAAAGATCAAGTGATTTTTGAAAAACTAGAGGTAGTTAAAAAAGATGGTGATCCCTATGTCGTTTACACGCCTTATAAAAATACATGGCTGGAACGTTTTAAGGAAGAGCACAAAGACGCCGAAGGCTTACGAATTTATTACACAAGTTCTGTGCTCGACAATTGTATTAAAAACTCAAGACTTCCCAATTTGAGTCTATCTGATATGGGTTTTAAAAAATCCAGTATTGAGATTCCTGAATATGACGTCACACCTACTACCATAGAAGAATATGAAAAGACGAGAAACTTCCCTGCTAAAAATGGTACAACTCGATTAGGTGTTTACTTGAGATTTGGTGTGGCAAGTCCGCGTAAAATGGTCAAGAAAGGAATGCAGTCAGACAACAAGGTTTTTCTATCAGAGTTGATCTGGCGTGAATTCTTCATGCAAATCCTGTATCACTATCCAGAAACAAGAGATAACGCCTTCCGGAAGAAGTATGACCGGATTGAATGGCGCAATAATGAGGACGAATTTGAGAAATGGAAAACAGGAACTACAGGTTATAAATTGGTCGATGCGGGAATGCGAGAGCTTAACCAAACTGGATACATGCACAACCGTGTCCGAATGCTGGTCGCTAGTTTCTTATGCAAGCATTTATTGATCGATTGGCGCTGGGGCGAGACATACTTTGCAGAAAAACTATTGGATTATGAGATGTCCAGCAATGTAGGCAACTGGCAATGGGCTGCTGGTAGTGGTGTTGATGCTGCTCCATACTTTAGAATATTCAATCCCATTACTCAAAAAGATAAGTTTGACAAAGACAGAAATTACATCAGTGAATATGTTCCAGAACATGATACAGATGAGTATCCAGATATGATGGTAGATCATAAGGAAGCTAGGGAACGCTGTTTGAAAACTTATAAGGCTGCTGTATCTTAG
- a CDS encoding SDR family NAD(P)-dependent oxidoreductase, which yields MSRNILLIGGSHGIGNAIVQQLHENNKLFVASRENENLPDGVTHIKFDASTDSLDTSLLPEALDGFVYCPGSINLKPFKMLKQEQFEEDMEINFFSLIKVTRDVMPLLTKSGSSSAVFFSTVAVQTGMPYHTSVAAAKGAIEGFAKALAAEYAPTVRVNVIAPSLVDTPLAGRLLNNDDKKEKMGNLHPLKRVGTAEDIAGLASYLLLQNAGWMTGQVLGLDGGKSTLDLG from the coding sequence ATGTCCAGAAACATACTACTAATAGGCGGCAGCCACGGAATAGGAAACGCAATCGTGCAACAACTACACGAAAACAACAAGTTGTTCGTCGCATCTCGCGAGAATGAGAACCTACCGGATGGTGTGACTCATATAAAATTTGATGCCAGTACAGATTCATTGGATACTAGCTTACTTCCAGAAGCTCTTGACGGATTCGTTTACTGTCCTGGAAGTATCAATCTCAAGCCATTCAAAATGCTCAAGCAGGAACAATTTGAAGAAGATATGGAGATCAACTTTTTCTCTTTAATCAAGGTAACGAGAGACGTGATGCCATTGTTGACTAAGAGTGGTTCCAGTAGCGCCGTGTTTTTCTCGACCGTTGCCGTACAGACTGGAATGCCTTATCACACCAGCGTTGCAGCTGCTAAAGGCGCCATAGAAGGATTTGCAAAAGCATTGGCCGCAGAATATGCGCCAACGGTGCGCGTCAATGTTATCGCGCCATCACTAGTAGACACACCACTCGCTGGCAGATTACTAAATAACGATGACAAGAAAGAAAAAATGGGCAATCTCCATCCATTGAAACGCGTGGGAACTGCAGAGGATATTGCAGGACTCGCCTCCTACTTATTACTGCAAAATGCAGGCTGGATGACCGGTCAGGTTTTAGGACTAGATGGTGGTAAATCAACATTAGATCTAGGGTAG
- a CDS encoding SRPBCC family protein: MKLYQKHTRQKLPISIDEAWEFLTDPNNLKLLTPPEMEMTVLYGTERGMYPGQLIEYSVKPLPFFKTNWVTHITQVKDKEYFVDEQMYGPYATWHHKHFISEIPGGTLMEDIVHYRLPLGFLGKMVQPFLVQPKLEEIFRFRESALIKKFGVYTEPENNSTLKQGILN, translated from the coding sequence TTGAAACTCTACCAAAAACACACCCGCCAAAAACTTCCTATATCCATTGATGAAGCTTGGGAATTCCTGACAGATCCCAACAACCTCAAACTGCTCACACCTCCAGAAATGGAAATGACAGTCCTTTATGGAACAGAGCGTGGTATGTATCCTGGCCAGCTTATAGAATATAGTGTGAAGCCACTACCCTTTTTTAAAACCAACTGGGTGACTCACATTACCCAAGTGAAAGACAAGGAATATTTTGTCGACGAACAGATGTATGGTCCTTATGCGACCTGGCATCACAAACATTTTATTAGCGAGATTCCTGGCGGTACCCTTATGGAAGATATTGTTCATTACAGATTGCCTCTAGGATTTTTAGGCAAAATGGTACAGCCCTTTTTAGTGCAACCTAAGCTGGAGGAGATATTCCGCTTTCGCGAAAGCGCACTTATTAAAAAATTTGGAGTCTATACAGAACCAGAAAATAATTCAACTTTAAAACAAGGTATACTCAACTAA
- a CDS encoding CsbD family protein, which yields MSDKEIEGKLDQAKGKVKEGYGKATGDKSVENEGKADQAEGKVKEAYGEAKRKIKNAFDSDSK from the coding sequence ATGAGCGATAAAGAAATCGAAGGAAAATTAGACCAAGCAAAAGGAAAAGTCAAAGAAGGTTACGGTAAAGCAACCGGAGACAAATCTGTTGAAAATGAAGGTAAAGCTGATCAAGCCGAAGGTAAAGTGAAAGAAGCTTACGGTGAAGCAAAGCGCAAGATTAAGAATGCGTTTGACAGCGATAGCAAATAG
- a CDS encoding 4a-hydroxytetrahydrobiopterin dehydratase: MDKLTEAQIEKHLENVEGWDYYDDAIHTTFEFDNFMDAFSVMTRIAMEAEKMEHHPDWHNVYNTLEITLSTHDAGGLTEKDFKLAAAIEHIVGDE; the protein is encoded by the coding sequence ATGGATAAATTGACCGAAGCACAGATTGAAAAACATCTGGAAAATGTAGAAGGTTGGGATTATTATGATGATGCCATCCACACTACATTTGAATTTGACAATTTTATGGATGCCTTTTCAGTAATGACAAGAATAGCCATGGAAGCCGAAAAGATGGAACACCATCCAGACTGGCATAATGTATACAACACACTTGAGATTACTTTAAGTACTCACGATGCAGGTGGTTTGACAGAAAAGGATTTTAAACTTGCTGCAGCCATTGAACACATTGTTGGTGACGAGTAA
- a CDS encoding YebC/PmpR family DNA-binding transcriptional regulator — protein MGRAFEFRKARKMKRWGAMSKAFTRIGKDIVTAVKEGGPDPDSNAKLRAVIQNAKSVNMPKANVERAIKKASDKDTKNYETVLFEGYAPHGIAVLVETSTDNNNRTVANVRSYFTKYDGSLGTSGSVEFMFEHKCHFRIPAEGKDLEELELELIDYGAEELFLDEKDEEDSNSVDGIMIYAEFQNYGAMQSGLEELGLEILSSGFEYIPTVQKELTDEQREDVDKLLEKLEEDDDVNNVYTTIQEDE, from the coding sequence ATGGGAAGAGCATTTGAATTCCGCAAGGCACGCAAGATGAAACGTTGGGGCGCAATGTCTAAAGCATTTACCCGTATTGGGAAAGATATTGTAACCGCTGTTAAAGAAGGTGGTCCAGATCCAGATTCTAATGCAAAACTGCGCGCGGTTATACAGAATGCAAAGTCCGTCAACATGCCTAAGGCAAACGTGGAACGTGCCATTAAGAAAGCAAGCGACAAGGATACTAAAAACTATGAAACCGTATTGTTTGAAGGTTATGCGCCACACGGTATTGCCGTACTCGTAGAAACTTCTACAGACAACAACAATAGAACCGTTGCTAATGTGCGTAGTTATTTTACCAAATATGATGGTAGTCTAGGAACCAGTGGCTCAGTCGAATTTATGTTTGAGCATAAATGTCATTTCCGTATTCCAGCTGAAGGTAAAGACCTTGAAGAATTGGAATTAGAACTAATTGATTACGGTGCTGAAGAGTTATTCCTAGACGAAAAGGATGAAGAAGATTCAAACAGCGTTGATGGTATCATGATCTATGCAGAGTTTCAAAACTATGGCGCCATGCAGTCTGGTCTAGAAGAACTGGGTCTTGAAATACTAAGTTCTGGCTTTGAATATATTCCTACCGTTCAAAAAGAACTCACGGATGAGCAACGAGAAGATGTAGATAAATTATTGGAGAAACTTGAGGAGGACGACGATGTAAATAATGTCTACACTACAATCCAAGAAGATGAGTAA
- a CDS encoding LysM peptidoglycan-binding domain-containing protein: MVKAKYQSVLDLGEKLNIHGGDVKVNDGKLEIRGTASTPYQKDLLWDEIKKVGGENPSDLMADIKVADSSVYAMHTVEKGESLSLISKKYYGDPMKYKKIFEANTDKLKNPDMIHPGQELVIPNK; this comes from the coding sequence ATGGTAAAGGCAAAATATCAAAGCGTATTAGACCTAGGTGAAAAACTAAATATCCATGGTGGAGACGTGAAAGTTAACGATGGGAAACTAGAAATTAGAGGAACCGCATCAACTCCATATCAGAAGGATTTGCTTTGGGATGAAATCAAAAAAGTAGGTGGTGAGAACCCATCAGATCTTATGGCTGACATTAAAGTAGCAGATAGCTCAGTTTATGCAATGCACACTGTAGAAAAAGGAGAATCTTTAAGCCTTATTTCTAAAAAGTATTATGGTGACCCAATGAAGTACAAGAAAATTTTTGAAGCTAATACAGACAAGCTCAAAAATCCAGATATGATTCATCCTGGTCAAGAATTGGTTATTCCTAACAAATAG
- a CDS encoding ACP phosphodiesterase, producing the protein MNYLAHILLSGDHKELRIGNFIADSVRGKDFSKFPADVARGITIHRLIDSFTDSHAIVRESKDLIRPVYGLWSSVIVDLYYDHFLAANWSRYHDQDLESFTLDFYEDLNKSWEILPRRIQRFYPIMVEHNWLYSYRTIQGMGVILYQMDQRTKNKSKMQFALKELQDHYKELESQFHRFFAELQDYSNDLIKKMPLD; encoded by the coding sequence ATGAATTATCTCGCTCACATCCTTCTTTCTGGAGATCATAAGGAATTGCGCATAGGCAACTTTATAGCAGATTCTGTTAGAGGTAAGGACTTCTCAAAATTTCCTGCAGATGTCGCTCGCGGCATTACTATTCATAGACTAATTGATTCTTTTACAGACTCTCATGCAATTGTTCGAGAAAGTAAAGATTTGATTCGTCCTGTTTACGGATTATGGAGTAGCGTAATTGTTGACTTATATTATGACCATTTTCTCGCTGCAAACTGGTCCCGTTATCACGATCAAGATCTTGAATCTTTTACTCTAGATTTTTACGAGGATCTCAACAAGAGCTGGGAAATCCTACCACGTCGCATACAGCGGTTTTATCCAATTATGGTAGAACATAACTGGCTATACAGCTATCGTACAATACAAGGCATGGGCGTTATTTTATATCAAATGGATCAACGTACTAAAAACAAAAGCAAGATGCAGTTTGCTTTAAAAGAATTGCAAGATCACTATAAGGAGTTGGAAAGTCAATTTCATCGATTCTTTGCAGAACTTCAGGATTATTCAAATGATTTGATAAAAAAAATGCCGCTCGATTGA
- the glmM gene encoding phosphoglucosamine mutase produces the protein MTLIKSISGIRGTIGGAPGDNLTPLDAVKFASAYGKWIKEASGKEKPLVVIGRDARISGSMIQALVQNTLVGVGCDVIDLGLSTTPTVEVAVPMENADGGIILTASHNPKQWNALKLLNNKGEFLDGVEGQKILDTADAEDFAYAEVDDLGQVTAITDYIDRHIDEVLALPLVQTEAIKKGNFKVVVDGVNSTGGIAVPALCKKLGVEVIELYCEPTGHFPHNPEPLKEHLGDLCAAVVEHKADFGITVDPDVDRLAFITETGEMFGEEYTLVACADYVLSKNKGNTVSNLSSSRALRDVTEKHGGTYQAAAVGEVNVVKKMKDVEAVIGGEGNGGIIYPDSHYGRDSLVGIALFLSLLTEKKMKVSDLRASYPSYFMSKKKVQLTKGMPVDAILKDVEKKYSNEELTTIDGVKIDFDKEWVHLRKSNTEPIIRIYTESGSQESADQLADRFISELEAIAQQHA, from the coding sequence ATGACGTTAATAAAATCTATTTCGGGAATTCGTGGAACTATAGGTGGCGCTCCAGGCGACAACCTTACACCACTAGATGCGGTAAAATTTGCTAGTGCTTATGGCAAATGGATCAAGGAAGCATCTGGAAAGGAAAAACCTCTCGTGGTGATAGGTCGTGATGCTCGCATTAGTGGATCTATGATTCAAGCGCTAGTTCAAAACACGCTTGTAGGTGTAGGATGTGATGTTATCGATTTGGGATTGAGCACGACGCCAACAGTTGAGGTTGCCGTTCCCATGGAAAATGCAGATGGTGGTATCATTTTGACCGCAAGTCACAATCCTAAACAGTGGAATGCCCTGAAGTTATTGAATAATAAAGGAGAATTTCTGGATGGAGTAGAAGGTCAGAAAATATTGGATACTGCAGATGCTGAGGATTTCGCTTACGCGGAAGTTGATGATCTAGGTCAAGTAACCGCAATAACCGACTATATCGATAGACACATTGATGAGGTGCTTGCTTTGCCTCTCGTTCAAACCGAAGCTATTAAAAAAGGAAATTTCAAAGTCGTAGTCGATGGAGTTAATTCTACAGGTGGTATTGCAGTGCCTGCTTTATGCAAAAAACTAGGTGTAGAAGTTATAGAACTTTATTGTGAACCGACAGGTCACTTTCCACATAATCCCGAACCACTTAAAGAACACCTAGGTGATTTATGTGCAGCGGTTGTGGAACACAAAGCAGATTTTGGGATCACCGTAGATCCAGATGTAGATAGATTGGCATTTATTACAGAAACCGGTGAGATGTTCGGTGAGGAATATACGTTAGTCGCTTGTGCAGATTACGTGCTGAGCAAAAACAAAGGAAACACGGTAAGTAATCTTTCTTCTTCTAGAGCCTTGAGAGATGTTACTGAAAAGCATGGTGGCACCTATCAGGCAGCTGCTGTAGGCGAGGTCAACGTAGTCAAGAAAATGAAGGACGTAGAAGCTGTAATAGGTGGTGAAGGTAACGGCGGTATTATTTATCCAGACAGTCACTATGGACGTGACTCATTGGTTGGAATTGCATTATTCCTATCTCTCTTGACCGAAAAGAAGATGAAAGTCAGTGATCTTAGAGCCAGCTACCCGAGTTACTTTATGAGCAAAAAGAAAGTACAGCTCACTAAGGGAATGCCTGTAGATGCCATTTTGAAAGATGTAGAGAAAAAGTATTCCAATGAAGAGTTAACAACTATTGATGGTGTCAAAATAGATTTTGACAAAGAATGGGTTCACCTACGTAAATCTAACACAGAACCCATCATCAGGATTTATACAGAATCAGGAAGTCAAGAATCTGCAGATCAACTAGCAGACCGGTTTATCTCTGAACTCGAGGCGATAGCTCAACAGCACGCTTAA
- a CDS encoding lysophospholipid acyltransferase family protein, translated as MQETTGEKPKMFTSLNPVNVELVFIKKLKVLKTLKTDNTGDHNDRDSDNVNAVKHIKILSGQDSIFAKNPLMQAAAFYIAYPLIWLIARLPFPVIYALSDVVYFILYYIIGYRKEVIFSNIKRAFPDLSNKEVVALSKKSTRHFCDIFVEMIKSTGISRREVQKRFTCDNVEEVNAFAKAGQPIVLMLAHQASYEWTIALDDFIDFRTYVVYKPIKNKYFDQYIRKVRGKFGSDLVPMKKAYNIIRGSRNSDEAGLYALVADQAPKPSFAQFFTKFLNETTPVFMGGERMAHQYAMPVYFLKVEKIKRGYYKSHFEKITLDASKEKEWFVTDSFFQQLETLIKKQPEYYLWSHKRWKTKPEDVKRAVELSPRVQR; from the coding sequence ATGCAGGAAACCACTGGTGAAAAACCTAAAATGTTCACCTCGCTGAATCCCGTAAATGTTGAACTTGTATTTATCAAAAAACTCAAGGTCCTGAAAACCCTTAAAACTGATAATACAGGTGATCACAATGATCGCGATAGTGACAATGTCAATGCTGTAAAACATATAAAAATACTTAGTGGGCAAGATAGTATATTTGCCAAAAATCCTTTGATGCAAGCCGCTGCATTTTACATCGCTTACCCTTTAATTTGGCTCATTGCGCGACTTCCGTTTCCTGTGATCTATGCGTTGAGCGATGTCGTATATTTCATTTTATACTACATCATAGGCTACCGTAAAGAAGTCATTTTTTCCAATATCAAACGAGCTTTTCCAGATCTAAGCAATAAAGAAGTTGTTGCACTTTCTAAGAAAAGCACACGCCATTTTTGCGATATTTTTGTGGAGATGATTAAGTCCACAGGCATCAGCCGTCGTGAGGTTCAAAAGCGATTTACTTGTGACAATGTGGAAGAGGTTAACGCTTTCGCGAAAGCGGGACAACCCATCGTCCTCATGCTTGCCCATCAAGCTAGTTATGAATGGACCATAGCATTGGATGACTTCATTGATTTTAGGACCTATGTGGTTTATAAACCCATCAAGAACAAGTACTTTGATCAATACATCAGGAAGGTTAGAGGGAAATTCGGTTCAGATCTCGTACCTATGAAAAAGGCCTATAACATCATACGCGGCAGCCGCAATTCTGATGAGGCTGGTTTGTATGCACTTGTGGCAGATCAAGCCCCTAAACCATCATTTGCACAGTTCTTTACTAAGTTCTTAAACGAGACCACACCTGTATTCATGGGTGGCGAGCGCATGGCGCACCAATATGCCATGCCTGTTTATTTTCTGAAAGTAGAGAAAATCAAACGTGGTTACTACAAATCACATTTTGAAAAAATCACGCTGGACGCCAGCAAAGAAAAAGAATGGTTTGTAACCGATTCCTTCTTCCAACAACTGGAAACACTCATCAAAAAGCAACCAGAGTATTACCTCTGGTCGCACAAACGCTGGAAAACCAAGCCCGAAGATGTTAAGCGTGCTGTTGAGCTATCGCCTCGAGTTCAGAGATAA
- a CDS encoding rhomboid family intramembrane serine protease, which translates to MQHLLFNMLTLYFFANIVVSALGSVSFVVLYIVSLLGGNFLSYLFHKDEYHYSAIGASGAVSGVIYSGILLLPEMMIYGIIPGYIFGIGYLIYSIYGIKNKVGNIGHDAHFGGAVAGYLTTILYDYRVIYEEPITVIALLIPIIILFVLMKLGKI; encoded by the coding sequence ATGCAGCATCTATTGTTCAACATGTTGACGCTTTACTTCTTTGCCAATATTGTTGTGTCCGCTTTAGGTAGCGTGTCGTTTGTGGTTTTATATATCGTCAGTCTTTTAGGAGGTAATTTCTTAAGTTATCTCTTTCATAAGGATGAGTATCATTATAGCGCGATAGGTGCCAGTGGTGCCGTTTCCGGAGTGATTTATAGTGGGATTTTACTACTACCTGAAATGATGATTTACGGGATTATTCCTGGATATATTTTTGGAATAGGTTATTTGATCTACTCGATTTATGGTATAAAAAATAAAGTAGGGAACATAGGTCACGATGCACATTTTGGCGGTGCGGTGGCTGGTTATCTAACTACCATATTATATGATTACAGAGTGATCTATGAAGAACCTATAACGGTCATCGCTCTGTTGATTCCTATCATTATTTTATTTGTTCTTATGAAGCTTGGGAAGATCTAG
- a CDS encoding TlpA disulfide reductase family protein, translating to MKSILLLLCLTFCFVSCKQEAEPITISGTALNVPNGLRVYLKKVDGNGTPIALDTAIVMNEKFDFGLQESQELSDQRLISLDGTDGMLLFVSENQPIEIELRNDSIMSSNIKAGKENEIFSEYIKLRIEQATASQKIRANQQEIFENEGQEGIAKLKAKWEANQASYNEKTITLIKEHPDAIVAPVALQSLFYEYRMEPEKVRELYNVIDTRLQNLPIMESINEKLLKTESIAIGKKAPYFEGKNPEGNVVKLPEVLGKVTLIDFWASWCGPCRKENPNVVDAYQQFHDKGFHIISVSLDRPEDEAKWIAAIEQDNMTWNHISRLKHWSDPIAQLYNVSAIPATFLLDENGVIIARDLRGKSLHNKLAEVLN from the coding sequence ATGAAATCGATTTTACTTCTTTTATGCCTCACCTTTTGCTTTGTTAGTTGTAAGCAAGAAGCTGAACCTATAACTATATCAGGAACAGCACTCAACGTTCCTAATGGACTGCGCGTGTATCTCAAAAAAGTGGATGGAAATGGTACTCCTATTGCTTTGGATACTGCGATCGTCATGAATGAAAAGTTTGATTTTGGGTTGCAGGAATCTCAAGAATTGAGCGATCAACGTTTGATTTCCCTAGATGGGACTGATGGGATGCTCCTTTTTGTTTCTGAAAACCAACCTATTGAAATCGAGCTTAGAAACGATAGTATTATGTCCAGCAATATCAAAGCTGGAAAAGAGAATGAAATATTTTCTGAATACATTAAACTCAGAATAGAACAAGCCACTGCTTCTCAAAAAATTCGGGCGAATCAACAAGAGATTTTTGAAAATGAAGGACAAGAAGGAATTGCAAAACTAAAAGCCAAATGGGAAGCTAACCAAGCTTCTTACAACGAGAAAACAATCACACTTATCAAAGAGCATCCTGATGCCATCGTTGCGCCGGTAGCGCTCCAGTCCTTATTCTATGAATACAGAATGGAACCAGAGAAAGTAAGAGAGCTTTACAATGTCATTGATACTCGCCTTCAAAATCTTCCTATCATGGAATCTATCAATGAGAAACTTCTCAAGACAGAGTCCATAGCGATTGGGAAAAAAGCACCTTATTTTGAGGGCAAAAACCCAGAAGGTAATGTGGTCAAATTACCTGAAGTATTAGGGAAAGTAACGCTTATTGATTTTTGGGCCAGCTGGTGTGGACCATGCCGTAAAGAAAACCCCAATGTCGTTGATGCTTACCAACAGTTTCATGATAAGGGATTCCATATCATTAGTGTTTCTCTAGATAGACCAGAAGATGAAGCCAAGTGGATCGCAGCTATTGAACAGGATAACATGACCTGGAATCATATCTCTCGATTGAAACACTGGAGTGACCCCATCGCACAGCTTTATAACGTTAGTGCTATTCCTGCCACCTTTCTCCTTGATGAAAATGGTGTGATCATCGCTAGAGACCTGAGAGGTAAAAGTCTACACAATAAATTAGCAGAAGTCCTTAACTAG